One window of the Mycoplasmopsis anatis genome contains the following:
- the glyA gene encoding serine hydroxymethyltransferase — MYQKIKLNDIDVQNAINNELIRQENHIELIASENYASENVLKAQGSVLTNKYGEGYPGKRYYGSCENVDIIESLAIERLKKLFNVQYANVQPYSGSVANAAAIASVVPSGGKIMGLSLDCGGHLTHGYKISFSGIFYNAVSYKLDKNGLLDYDEILKQAQNEKPDLIIAGYSAYPRIIDFAKFREICDKVGAKLMVDIAHIAGLIVAGVHPSPVGYADIITSTTHKTLRGARGGIIMTNDPEIAKKVDRWVFPGYQGGPLFHAIAGKAVGFYEALQPGFKTYGENIVKNSKRFAQYFINKGVKVVSNGTDNHLFMIDVNSSYNITGRDAEVILEKFNITINKNSIPFDTLSPTLASGIRLGTAAMTSRDFDRWEELAEIIDYILSNYNLITNNDPSVLSEVNQIKEKVKEFTTDYPIKKHYF, encoded by the coding sequence ATGTACCAAAAAATAAAATTAAATGATATTGATGTGCAAAATGCTATTAATAATGAATTAATCAGACAAGAAAATCACATTGAATTAATAGCATCTGAAAATTATGCTTCAGAAAATGTACTTAAAGCTCAGGGCTCAGTTTTAACAAATAAATACGGTGAAGGCTATCCAGGAAAAAGATATTATGGTTCTTGTGAAAATGTCGATATTATTGAATCTTTAGCAATTGAAAGACTTAAAAAACTCTTTAATGTTCAATATGCTAATGTTCAACCTTACTCAGGTAGTGTAGCAAACGCTGCTGCAATAGCTTCAGTAGTACCTAGTGGTGGGAAAATTATGGGTCTTTCCCTTGATTGTGGAGGTCATTTAACTCACGGATACAAAATTAGCTTTAGCGGAATTTTTTACAATGCTGTATCTTATAAACTTGACAAAAACGGTTTATTAGATTATGATGAGATTCTTAAGCAAGCTCAAAATGAAAAACCTGATTTAATTATCGCTGGATATTCAGCATATCCAAGAATCATTGATTTTGCAAAATTTAGAGAAATATGTGACAAAGTTGGTGCAAAATTGATGGTTGATATCGCTCATATCGCTGGTTTAATTGTTGCTGGAGTTCATCCATCACCTGTTGGATATGCAGATATTATAACTTCAACTACACATAAAACACTTCGTGGTGCTCGTGGAGGAATAATTATGACTAACGATCCTGAAATAGCAAAAAAAGTTGATCGTTGAGTTTTCCCTGGTTACCAAGGTGGTCCTCTTTTTCACGCTATTGCTGGAAAGGCTGTGGGATTTTATGAAGCTTTACAACCTGGATTTAAAACTTATGGAGAGAATATTGTAAAAAACTCAAAAAGATTTGCTCAATATTTTATTAATAAAGGTGTAAAAGTAGTTTCTAATGGAACTGATAATCATTTATTCATGATTGATGTTAATTCAAGCTACAATATCACCGGACGTGATGCTGAAGTTATTCTTGAAAAGTTTAATATTACAATAAATAAAAATTCAATACCTTTTGATACTCTATCACCAACATTAGCTAGCGGAATTAGACTTGGTACAGCTGCTATGACTTCTAGAGATTTTGATAGATGAGAAGAATTAGCAGAGATAATTGATTATATTTTGTCTAACTATAACTTAATTACAAATAATGATCCAAGTGTGTTGTCAGAGGTAAATCAAATTAAAGAAAAAGTTAAAGAATTCACAACAGATTATCCAATAAAAAAACACTATTTTTAG
- a CDS encoding DHH family phosphoesterase: MLVGNEKIATELLEKYDSIVIFHHIRPDGDCLGSQFGLKELLETNYPNKKVYAIGDAKGNFSFLDIVHDPIPSDEILSKSLGVIVDANFKERIECREVLDKNLFPETLRIDHHPNDDDLDKNSKWVDSSYIAADEMIAQLAFVNNWKITKKAANLLYLGINTDSGRFLYDKTSARTFKLVAHLYENGLESDFIHSNLSKTSLNEIQFNSWLVSTLKVNGQVAYIKNSLEETLKFNKTPQSSIRVNSIGNIEGYPIWVQFTEEEDHKIRVELRSNGPLVNVVARKWNGGGHDRASGCILDSFDQIDALVADCNAEVIRYQSETK; encoded by the coding sequence ATGTTAGTAGGTAATGAAAAGATCGCAACAGAATTATTAGAAAAATACGATTCAATTGTTATTTTTCACCACATTAGACCTGATGGTGACTGCTTAGGAAGTCAATTTGGACTTAAAGAATTACTTGAAACAAATTATCCTAATAAGAAAGTTTATGCTATTGGTGATGCTAAAGGCAATTTTTCATTTTTAGACATAGTTCATGACCCAATTCCATCAGATGAAATCTTATCTAAATCACTTGGAGTTATTGTTGATGCTAATTTTAAAGAGAGAATTGAATGTAGAGAAGTTTTAGATAAAAATCTCTTTCCAGAAACTTTAAGAATTGATCATCACCCAAATGATGATGATCTTGATAAAAATTCTAAGTGAGTTGATTCAAGTTATATTGCTGCTGATGAAATGATAGCTCAACTAGCATTTGTTAATAATTGAAAAATTACAAAAAAAGCAGCAAACTTACTATATTTAGGAATTAATACAGATTCAGGAAGATTTTTATACGATAAAACAAGTGCTAGAACATTTAAACTTGTTGCACACTTGTATGAAAACGGACTTGAAAGTGATTTTATTCATTCAAATCTTTCTAAAACATCATTAAATGAAATTCAATTTAACTCTTGATTAGTTTCAACCTTAAAAGTTAATGGTCAAGTTGCATATATTAAAAACTCTCTTGAAGAAACATTAAAATTCAATAAAACACCTCAATCATCAATTAGAGTTAATTCTATTGGAAATATTGAAGGTTATCCAATTTGAGTACAATTTACTGAAGAGGAAGACCATAAGATAAGAGTTGAACTTAGATCAAATGGACCACTTGTTAATGTAGTGGCTCGTAAATGAAACGGTGGTGGACATGACCGTGCTTCGGGATGTATTTTAGATAGTTTTGACCAAATTGATGCTCTTGTTGCTGACTGTAATGCTGAGGTTATTAGATATCAAAGTGAAACCAAGTAA
- the pheS gene encoding phenylalanine--tRNA ligase subunit alpha, which translates to MQLKLDDINTLEDLKIYKNKVYSEGGEIFELQTKIKTCEPSMKKEVGMQLSKLRNEYEEFFKLAEERIKEININNKINSEFIDVTKPLNKVGSLHPITIVENRLKDWFNQHGYFQSEAGEIVSDLYNFERLNIPQDHPARAMHDSLYINSTTLLRTHNTGITAVELERFANKEFSTYAIGKVYRNDEDDATHSHQFTQVDFVSVGKVSFPNLIWTLKSLLSYVFEEELEIRLRPSYFPFTEPSVEVDIFYKNRWIEVLGAGMLHPNVLNSAGYTDPKLNGFAAGVGIERITMIKYGISDIRDLYKNDLRILEQFNNER; encoded by the coding sequence ATGCAATTAAAATTAGATGATATTAACACTTTAGAAGATTTAAAAATTTATAAAAATAAAGTGTATTCTGAAGGTGGTGAGATTTTTGAATTACAAACTAAAATCAAAACATGTGAACCATCAATGAAAAAAGAAGTTGGGATGCAACTTAGTAAATTAAGAAATGAATATGAAGAATTCTTTAAGCTCGCTGAAGAGAGAATTAAAGAAATAAATATTAATAACAAAATTAATAGCGAATTTATCGATGTTACTAAACCATTAAATAAAGTCGGCTCACTTCATCCTATTACCATTGTTGAAAATAGACTTAAAGATTGATTTAACCAACATGGATATTTCCAAAGTGAAGCTGGTGAAATTGTAAGTGATTTATATAATTTTGAAAGATTAAATATTCCTCAAGATCATCCTGCTAGAGCAATGCACGATTCACTTTATATTAATTCAACCACCTTACTTAGAACTCATAATACTGGTATTACAGCGGTAGAATTAGAAAGGTTCGCAAATAAAGAATTTTCAACTTATGCTATTGGAAAAGTTTATAGAAATGATGAAGATGATGCAACGCACTCTCACCAATTTACTCAAGTTGATTTTGTTAGTGTTGGTAAAGTTAGTTTTCCTAATTTAATTTGAACACTTAAATCACTTTTAAGTTATGTTTTTGAAGAGGAACTTGAAATCAGGCTTAGACCTAGCTATTTCCCTTTTACCGAGCCTTCAGTTGAAGTGGATATTTTCTACAAAAACAGATGAATTGAAGTTCTTGGAGCTGGAATGTTACATCCAAATGTTTTAAATTCTGCAGGTTATACAGATCCAAAATTAAATGGTTTTGCTGCTGGTGTTGGAATTGAAAGAATCACAATGATTAAATATGGTATCTCTGATATTAGAGATTTATACAAAAACGACTTAAGAATATTGGAGCAATTTAATAATGAAAGATAG
- a CDS encoding phenylalanine--tRNA ligase subunit beta, whose product MLISLNKLKELLPEINLDPSITKVINSLGFEVESIEKFADIEGLKFGIIQDLYINPNDKRLTVATVKHKDGISTIQTTDTILKVDDLVVFFPVGSRKNDLIFTEKELKGIKSEGMFAALSELNYKHDLIDKNGDHILVLPKNFATLSDDPIKKLGLDDYIIDISTTANRNDANSYFTLANEISAYYDKEFNFNFIDTKDSFDSKITVNKNLAHELTFFEVKKTNDIQSDLETRLFLAKHDIDANLGFFVNLTNLTLLFTGATCHVYDRDKIGNNISCDLFTGKTQILGNKDVEVKDVLAIYDENGEISLASVMGLERTKVTQNSVNLAFEIGVFNPSQVRHSAKEIKMQSNSSNQASRVITPEILVRAVNFLRKNLAQFELSNIINLPLNLTKKEIKMDYEKLALYAGVTVEEVKDKFSNTFSKLSKLGFKFVDDLVIVPNYRYDIEFFEDIIEEIFRFYSYNNFDPIQPNIKPLLTKTRDNLKNLIQSNGYQEVRTFSLISKAKNFINPFNFDSNISLLTFVSKEREQIRNSISVSLQEVIEYNQKRKIDLLNIFEIGMINDNKFVCGFASTIKTFFELKQDIINIFKLDNVEFIPFKDNEMIHPNVSAKILSNNELIGWIGKIHPKVDNTNAFYAEIMLDNAAQKIKFTDINYEPLKTIDLTFTLEKYENITNKINEIKNIAKIFDVVQIDEYHKENTKNVTLRIYANEQEIELINNKYNK is encoded by the coding sequence ATGTTAATATCATTAAACAAACTTAAAGAATTACTACCAGAGATCAATTTAGATCCTTCAATTACTAAAGTTATTAATAGTTTAGGTTTTGAAGTTGAAAGCATTGAAAAATTTGCTGATATTGAAGGATTAAAATTCGGAATTATTCAAGATTTATATATAAATCCAAACGATAAGCGACTAACTGTAGCAACAGTTAAACACAAAGATGGTATTAGTACAATCCAAACTACAGATACGATCTTAAAGGTAGATGATTTAGTGGTATTTTTTCCTGTTGGTTCACGTAAAAATGATTTAATTTTTACAGAAAAAGAGCTTAAAGGAATTAAATCTGAAGGTATGTTTGCAGCACTAAGCGAATTAAATTATAAACATGACTTAATTGATAAAAATGGAGATCATATTTTAGTTTTACCTAAAAATTTCGCTACCTTGAGTGATGATCCAATAAAAAAATTAGGACTAGATGATTATATTATTGATATCAGTACTACAGCTAATAGAAATGATGCTAATTCTTACTTCACTTTAGCTAACGAAATTAGTGCCTATTATGATAAAGAATTTAATTTTAATTTTATTGATACTAAAGACTCTTTTGATTCAAAAATAACAGTAAACAAAAATTTAGCACATGAGTTAACATTTTTTGAAGTTAAAAAAACAAATGATATTCAAAGTGATTTAGAAACTAGATTATTTTTGGCTAAGCATGATATAGATGCTAATTTAGGTTTTTTTGTTAACCTAACCAATCTAACTTTATTATTTACTGGTGCAACATGTCATGTATATGATAGAGATAAAATAGGAAACAATATTTCTTGTGATTTATTTACTGGTAAAACACAAATATTAGGAAATAAAGATGTTGAAGTTAAAGATGTGTTAGCTATTTATGATGAAAATGGTGAAATTTCTCTAGCATCAGTAATGGGTCTAGAGAGAACTAAAGTAACCCAAAATAGTGTTAATTTAGCTTTTGAAATTGGAGTCTTTAATCCTTCACAAGTTAGACATAGCGCTAAAGAAATTAAAATGCAGTCAAACTCATCAAATCAAGCATCAAGAGTTATTACACCTGAAATTTTGGTTAGAGCAGTTAATTTTTTAAGAAAAAATTTAGCACAATTTGAATTATCTAACATAATAAACTTACCGTTAAATTTAACCAAAAAAGAAATTAAGATGGATTATGAAAAACTTGCACTATACGCTGGTGTTACAGTTGAAGAAGTAAAAGATAAATTTAGCAATACATTTTCGAAACTTTCAAAATTAGGATTTAAATTTGTAGATGATTTAGTTATTGTTCCTAACTACCGTTATGACATTGAATTCTTTGAAGACATAATTGAAGAAATATTTAGATTTTATTCTTACAATAATTTCGATCCAATTCAACCAAATATCAAACCTTTATTAACCAAAACTAGAGATAATCTCAAAAATCTGATTCAATCAAATGGATATCAAGAAGTTAGAACATTCTCACTAATTTCTAAGGCTAAAAATTTCATAAACCCATTTAATTTTGACTCTAACATTTCCCTTTTAACTTTTGTTTCAAAAGAAAGAGAACAAATTAGAAACAGTATTTCAGTTTCACTTCAAGAAGTAATAGAATACAATCAAAAAAGAAAAATTGACTTATTAAATATTTTTGAAATTGGAATGATAAATGACAATAAATTTGTTTGCGGATTTGCTTCAACAATTAAAACTTTTTTTGAGTTAAAACAAGATATTATAAATATCTTTAAGCTTGATAATGTTGAATTCATTCCATTTAAAGATAATGAAATGATTCATCCGAATGTTTCTGCAAAGATCTTATCTAATAATGAATTAATTGGTTGAATTGGTAAAATTCATCCAAAAGTTGATAACACAAATGCATTCTATGCTGAAATTATGTTAGATAATGCAGCGCAAAAAATCAAATTTACTGATATTAATTATGAACCACTTAAAACAATTGACTTAACTTTCACATTAGAGAAATATGAAAATATCACTAATAAAATAAATGAAATTAAAAACATAGCTAAGATTTTTGATGTTGTTCAAATTGATGAATACCATAAAGAAAATACTAAAAATGTAACCTTAAGAATTTATGCCAATGAACAGGAAATCGAATTAATTAATAATAAATACAATAAATAG
- a CDS encoding F0F1 ATP synthase subunit A: MEQIINGIWNTWNQPQLLSLFVTVLICIIISLLVYFKVKKVKPNQAPKGVALIAEAYVKGIDNQYENTSGGKLPKSKVYIFTLGTFLFIGNWVVIFGLEPIVTSYSVTLTLGLSTFLGIYAVKITYQKWRMLKKYINPLNIIGDFSPLISISFRIYGNIIGGATLMFLIYSVCGYMWTLIPGMSNHEWYFFAPFITPLLHLYFDLFGGLIQAYVFSLLTTIYWVSEANTPEKKTRKNKKIINTNPQLY; the protein is encoded by the coding sequence GTGGAACAAATAATTAATGGAATTTGAAATACTTGAAATCAACCACAATTATTATCTCTTTTCGTAACGGTTCTGATATGTATAATAATTTCATTATTAGTTTATTTCAAGGTTAAAAAAGTTAAACCGAATCAAGCGCCTAAAGGTGTTGCTTTAATTGCTGAAGCATATGTAAAAGGGATTGATAACCAATATGAAAATACATCCGGTGGAAAACTTCCTAAATCAAAAGTTTATATTTTTACACTTGGTACATTTCTTTTTATCGGAAACTGAGTTGTAATCTTTGGTTTGGAACCCATTGTAACTTCATATTCAGTAACATTGACTCTTGGTCTTTCAACATTTTTAGGTATTTATGCTGTAAAAATCACTTATCAAAAATGACGTATGCTTAAAAAATACATTAATCCGCTAAATATTATCGGTGATTTCTCGCCACTAATATCGATAAGCTTTCGTATTTACGGTAATATTATTGGTGGTGCAACTTTAATGTTCTTGATTTATAGTGTTTGTGGTTATATGTGAACATTAATACCAGGAATGTCTAATCATGAATGATATTTCTTTGCTCCATTTATCACACCTTTATTACACTTATATTTTGACTTATTCGGTGGATTAATTCAAGCATATGTATTTTCTTTACTAACAACAATTTATTGAGTAAGCGAAGCAAATACTCCCGAAAAGAAAACAAGAAAAAACAAAAAAATAATAAATACAAATCCACAATTATATTAG
- a CDS encoding ABC transporter ATP-binding protein, whose protein sequence is MSKTIIEIKDLHKEFKNSLLKKERIEVLKGINLNINEQQRIALVGKNGSGKTTLAKIIAGFSEITSGEINYNYDYLISPKEKIALQFQNEIELKKPTVKDLYKLLVLNFKDILDMDFIGKLYEILQIKSYLGMRYDRLSGGQRKKVDLFFVLYSKPKLLILDEFTAGLDADTKIKVREIIESYINKYNGTILLISHDSNEIRKLTNEIYVLRDGVISDHITNIQEKFVNDDELELFIRDITQSIKNVEL, encoded by the coding sequence ATGAGTAAGACAATTATAGAGATTAAAGATTTACACAAAGAATTTAAAAATTCTCTATTAAAAAAAGAAAGAATAGAGGTCTTAAAAGGAATTAACTTAAATATAAATGAACAACAAAGAATTGCTTTAGTGGGTAAAAATGGTTCAGGTAAAACTACTCTAGCTAAAATTATTGCTGGCTTCTCAGAAATTACAAGTGGAGAAATTAATTATAATTATGATTATTTAATATCACCTAAAGAAAAAATAGCCCTACAATTTCAAAACGAAATTGAATTAAAAAAACCAACTGTCAAAGATTTATATAAACTTTTAGTTTTAAACTTCAAAGATATTTTGGATATGGATTTTATTGGTAAACTATATGAAATTTTACAAATTAAATCCTATCTAGGTATGAGATATGATCGTCTTAGTGGTGGACAAAGAAAGAAAGTTGATTTATTTTTTGTGTTATATTCTAAACCTAAATTACTAATTTTAGATGAATTTACTGCAGGTCTTGATGCTGATACAAAAATAAAAGTTAGAGAAATTATCGAGAGCTACATTAACAAATATAATGGAACAATTCTTTTAATAAGTCATGACTCAAACGAAATTAGAAAGCTAACTAATGAAATATATGTTCTTAGAGACGGTGTAATCAGTGATCATATTACAAATATTCAAGAAAAATTTGTTAATGACGATGAACTTGAATTGTTTATAAGAGATATAACTCAAAGCATTAAAAACGTTGAATTATAG
- the atpH gene encoding ATP synthase F1 subunit delta translates to MLQKSNPVGYAIAYYEIAKESNKIKEVHSQVSTFKDILNANKDMIKFLNDPEILNKEKFDFLDDVFKDYDRDLINLIKVMIEKRNVNLLEKVLSHYLKMSNNDLNIHFAKIITAMEISDKTLKLIREKLEKFYNGVVEIKTEINPDLISGFEIHIGSQIISRNVSADLINFKNFINEDKEV, encoded by the coding sequence ATGCTACAAAAATCTAATCCTGTCGGATATGCTATTGCATACTATGAAATAGCAAAGGAAAGCAATAAAATTAAAGAAGTTCATAGTCAAGTAAGTACATTTAAAGATATCTTAAACGCAAATAAGGATATGATCAAATTCTTAAATGATCCTGAAATTCTTAACAAAGAGAAATTTGATTTTTTAGATGATGTTTTCAAAGACTATGATAGAGATTTAATTAACTTAATTAAAGTTATGATCGAAAAAAGAAACGTAAATTTATTAGAAAAAGTTTTATCACACTATTTAAAAATGTCAAATAATGATCTTAATATTCATTTTGCAAAGATTATTACTGCTATGGAGATTAGTGATAAAACACTAAAATTAATTAGAGAAAAACTAGAAAAATTCTACAACGGTGTTGTTGAAATAAAAACAGAAATTAATCCTGATTTAATCAGTGGTTTTGAAATACACATTGGTTCACAAATTATTAGTAGAAACGTTAGTGCGGATTTAATTAATTTTAAAAATTTTATAAATGAAGATAAGGAGGTTTAG
- the atpE gene encoding ATP synthase F0 subunit C, whose translation MIYEPIIKLAEETVNNSQNTSSRGLVAVGIGITMLGVIGTGLGQGYAAGKAAEAVGRNPEAEGKIRNMMIVGMAISESASIYALIIAFLLLFLFK comes from the coding sequence ATGATATACGAGCCAATTATTAAATTAGCAGAAGAAACTGTAAATAACTCGCAAAATACCTCAAGTAGAGGTCTTGTTGCGGTTGGTATTGGTATTACAATGCTTGGGGTTATTGGTACAGGACTTGGTCAAGGTTATGCTGCTGGTAAAGCTGCTGAAGCAGTTGGACGTAACCCTGAAGCGGAAGGGAAAATCCGTAACATGATGATTGTTGGTATGGCAATTTCCGAATCTGCTTCTATTTATGCTTTAATTATTGCCTTTCTTTTATTATTCTTATTTAAATAA
- the atpF gene encoding F0F1 ATP synthase subunit B, giving the protein MLNNNLIDIPLKVLHDSIDAPNNLQESISERFVGLFPNIPMMIATIISFTLAFIFLTHFLYKPVKKMLKQRHDFIQSNIDESIKVKEEAIIKTNEANKHLQDAHIQANKIVNDAKIRSEKVIIAYTAKAKLDSKTLLEEAKLDIKAQKREFNQHAKDKIATLAIELAEKIVKKEISRENHEEIIEEFLKSDITIEDLK; this is encoded by the coding sequence ATGCTAAATAACAACTTAATTGATATACCATTAAAGGTATTGCATGACAGTATAGATGCCCCAAATAACTTACAAGAATCTATTTCGGAACGTTTTGTAGGATTATTCCCAAATATTCCTATGATGATTGCCACAATAATTTCTTTCACACTTGCATTTATTTTTTTAACACATTTTCTTTATAAACCAGTTAAAAAAATGTTAAAGCAAAGACACGATTTTATCCAATCAAACATTGATGAATCAATTAAAGTAAAAGAAGAAGCTATTATTAAGACTAATGAAGCTAACAAACATTTACAAGATGCTCATATTCAAGCAAATAAGATTGTTAACGATGCTAAAATTAGATCTGAAAAAGTTATTATCGCTTATACAGCAAAAGCTAAATTAGATTCAAAAACATTACTTGAAGAAGCAAAACTTGATATTAAAGCTCAAAAAAGAGAGTTTAATCAACATGCAAAAGATAAAATTGCAACTTTAGCAATTGAATTAGCAGAAAAAATTGTTAAAAAAGAAATATCAAGAGAAAATCACGAAGAAATTATTGAGGAATTCCTTAAAAGCGACATCACAATTGAGGATCTTAAATAA
- a CDS encoding replication-associated recombination protein A gives MYNIANELRPKTLDQIIGQENTVQLLKEVAKNKLATSFIFFGESGTGKTSAAVALANDMNLKYSYFNSTIESKNDLMNKINNSDILIIDEIHRLNKDKQDILLSYLEFDKIIVYATTTENPYFRVNPALRSRMQIVRFEKINEHTIAKALEKVVQTHFPYLDIGYEELLDLSRSGAGDYRSALNNLQMLAMINNKKTKVDKETIKKIIPNVSFYSDMESSAHYNNLSAFHKSLRGSDPDAALYYGALILKSGDFQGLFRRMLCVAYEDIGMANPNVSIRVNLAFDAVEKLGFPEANLPIGFAIVDLALSPKSNSTYKAFSYAQNLIEDGKIYPIPNHLKDSHYKTASKLGDGIGYKYPHDFPNNHVKQNYLPKQLLNTKIYEFGANSNEQKIKQYWEQIKKFNSQE, from the coding sequence ATGTATAACATAGCTAATGAACTACGCCCTAAAACTCTTGATCAAATTATAGGTCAAGAAAATACTGTACAGTTACTAAAAGAAGTAGCTAAAAATAAATTAGCTACTAGTTTTATTTTCTTTGGTGAAAGTGGAACTGGAAAAACTAGTGCAGCGGTAGCCTTAGCTAATGATATGAACTTAAAATATAGTTACTTTAATTCAACAATCGAATCAAAAAATGACTTGATGAACAAAATTAATAATAGTGATATTTTAATTATTGATGAAATTCATCGCCTAAATAAAGATAAACAAGACATTTTACTTTCTTACTTAGAATTTGACAAAATAATTGTATATGCCACCACAACCGAAAATCCATATTTTAGAGTTAATCCTGCTTTAAGAAGTAGAATGCAAATAGTGCGATTTGAGAAAATTAATGAACACACAATCGCTAAAGCATTAGAAAAAGTTGTTCAAACACACTTTCCATACTTAGATATAGGTTATGAAGAATTGCTTGATTTAAGTCGTAGTGGTGCAGGCGATTATCGAAGTGCATTAAATAACTTGCAAATGTTAGCAATGATAAATAACAAAAAAACTAAAGTTGATAAAGAAACAATTAAAAAAATCATTCCAAATGTTAGTTTTTACAGCGATATGGAGTCAAGTGCTCATTACAATAATTTAAGTGCTTTTCATAAATCTCTTAGAGGTAGTGATCCAGATGCAGCTTTATATTATGGGGCTTTAATTCTTAAAAGTGGTGATTTCCAAGGATTATTTAGAAGAATGCTTTGTGTGGCTTATGAAGACATTGGTATGGCTAATCCAAATGTTTCAATAAGAGTAAATTTAGCATTTGACGCAGTTGAAAAACTAGGTTTTCCTGAAGCTAATTTACCAATAGGTTTTGCAATTGTAGATTTAGCACTTAGTCCAAAAAGCAATTCAACTTATAAAGCATTTAGTTATGCACAAAATTTAATTGAAGACGGAAAAATTTACCCAATTCCAAATCACTTAAAAGACTCGCATTATAAAACAGCTTCTAAATTAGGTGATGGGATTGGATATAAATATCCACATGATTTCCCTAACAATCATGTAAAACAAAATTATTTACCTAAACAACTACTTAATACCAAAATTTATGAATTTGGAGCTAATTCTAACGAACAAAAAATTAAACAATACTGAGAACAAATTAAAAAATTTAACAGTCAGGAGTAA
- a CDS encoding uracil-DNA glycosylase, translated as MKDSWLNILQSEGKKEYFQKIISKLSQAEKEGEIYPEQTKMFRAFEFFQVNQTKVVFLGQDPYPSKGFADGLAFSSMNQKERPKSLQNIFLELKKDYPEVLLKSNSLDNWAKQGVLLLNTQLTVSSGKANSHKNFGWENFIIQVLKEVDKANENVVYVALGNKAYETYLKANIKINKMLRLSHPSPLSYNKSFKDGHLFLKINQRLKELNQQEIDFSTK; from the coding sequence ATGAAAGATAGTTGACTAAATATTTTACAATCTGAGGGTAAAAAAGAGTACTTTCAAAAAATTATTTCTAAACTTTCTCAAGCTGAAAAAGAAGGTGAAATTTATCCAGAACAAACAAAAATGTTTCGAGCTTTTGAGTTTTTTCAAGTTAATCAAACCAAAGTAGTTTTTTTAGGTCAAGACCCATATCCATCTAAAGGATTTGCTGATGGATTAGCTTTTAGTAGTATGAATCAAAAAGAAAGACCTAAAAGCTTACAAAATATTTTTCTTGAATTAAAAAAAGATTATCCAGAAGTTTTACTTAAATCAAATTCATTAGATAACTGAGCTAAACAAGGTGTTTTGCTATTAAACACCCAATTAACTGTATCTTCAGGAAAAGCAAACTCACATAAGAATTTTGGATGAGAAAACTTTATAATCCAAGTATTAAAAGAAGTTGATAAAGCTAATGAAAATGTAGTTTATGTTGCTTTAGGGAATAAAGCTTATGAAACATATTTAAAAGCAAATATTAAAATTAATAAAATGCTGCGTTTGTCTCATCCAAGTCCGCTTTCTTATAATAAAAGTTTCAAAGATGGACATTTATTTTTAAAAATAAACCAAAGATTAAAAGAGTTAAATCAACAAGAAATTGATTTTAGCACAAAATAA